A genome region from Geodermatophilus bullaregiensis includes the following:
- a CDS encoding wax ester/triacylglycerol synthase family O-acyltransferase has product MTADQEAATGGGLGQQAAAMARAGVWTEEQLVADVDAAPRGPRVGAFFDFDGTVIDGYSLAAFARHHLRSLQVTPAAMGELLLNGLRGVTTEEDFERFTVAGMRAWAGRSEDELVELGERLFVQGIAGSLFPEAWRLVTAHLQAGHTVVLASSATRFQVEPAARALGVQHVLVSPVEIVDGVCTGRPGGPLLWRKGKAAAVRSFAEEHGIDLLQSYAYSNGDEDVPFLRTVGRPRALNPGRGLTAAARHYSWPVARFRRRGTTSPVDLARTVAGVGGLFGGFATGLAVGALSGSRREAVDLGITLAGELGSALAGVRLDVQGAEHLATRPAVFLFNHQSQLDVLVLAKLLRGGFTGVAKKELARTPGFGLAFRLADVAFVDRGDPAQARKALEPAVERLREGISLVIAPEGTRSATPTLGAFKKGAFHVAMQAGVPIVPIVLRNTGELMWRGAATIHPGVVQVRVLPPIPTDGWSAEDLGERVAEVHDSYLRTLANWSGRSEQPVVSEEPTADAGPPVPAPPLDWGSAPEMNPLETAMWRAEAADPRLRANVALLELLDPAPDWERLRAAHEWASRMVPRMRQRVVEPALGIGTPRWATVAGLDLDAHVEHVRLEAPGSMRQLLDVVGEFVSAPLDRGRPLWQAMLVEGLSDGRAGYVVKTHHSTTDGLGAVQLMSRLHSRTAEHDPARPEPPVPTPDDDVSRTALLTEQLVGTARSAPLALLRRGVGALGSAARPWDAVASALDSARSATRTLAPPGPGSTLLTPRGGGWHLEVLEVPLADLKAGAKAAGGSLNDGFLAAMVGGFRRYHERHGAPLGTLAVGIPISLRAQDAPEGGNRFTGARFPAPLDEADPAVRIRTIREFVLSVRGDGGSSVVNDLLAPTLSWLPAPVIGAVSGQLTSANDVQISNVPGVTHPVYIAGSRIERMYPFGPLPGCAAMITLLSHEGQCCIGVNVDAAAVTDPAGLVADLRAGLDEVVALGR; this is encoded by the coding sequence GTGACGGCCGACCAGGAGGCGGCGACCGGCGGCGGGCTGGGCCAGCAGGCCGCGGCGATGGCGCGGGCCGGCGTCTGGACCGAGGAGCAGCTCGTCGCCGACGTCGACGCCGCGCCGCGCGGCCCGCGGGTCGGTGCCTTCTTCGACTTCGACGGCACGGTGATCGACGGCTACTCGCTGGCCGCCTTCGCCCGGCACCACCTGCGCTCGCTGCAGGTGACGCCGGCGGCGATGGGCGAGCTGCTGCTCAACGGCCTGCGCGGGGTCACCACCGAGGAGGACTTCGAGCGCTTCACCGTCGCGGGCATGCGCGCGTGGGCCGGCCGCAGCGAGGACGAGCTGGTCGAGCTCGGCGAGCGGCTGTTCGTGCAGGGCATCGCCGGCTCGCTGTTCCCCGAGGCGTGGCGCCTGGTCACCGCCCACCTGCAGGCCGGGCACACCGTCGTCCTGGCCTCCTCGGCCACCCGCTTCCAGGTCGAGCCGGCCGCCCGCGCCCTCGGCGTGCAGCACGTGCTCGTCTCGCCGGTGGAGATCGTCGACGGCGTCTGCACCGGGCGTCCCGGCGGGCCGCTGCTGTGGCGCAAGGGCAAGGCCGCGGCGGTGCGCTCCTTCGCCGAGGAGCACGGCATCGACCTGCTGCAGAGCTACGCCTACTCCAACGGCGACGAGGACGTCCCCTTCCTGCGCACCGTCGGCCGCCCGCGGGCGCTGAACCCCGGCCGGGGCCTGACCGCGGCGGCGCGGCACTACTCGTGGCCGGTGGCCCGCTTCCGGCGCCGGGGGACCACCTCCCCGGTCGACCTCGCGCGCACCGTGGCCGGGGTCGGCGGCCTGTTCGGCGGGTTCGCCACCGGCCTGGCCGTCGGCGCGCTGAGCGGCTCGCGGCGCGAGGCGGTCGACCTCGGGATCACCCTCGCGGGTGAACTCGGCAGCGCGCTGGCCGGCGTCCGGCTCGACGTGCAGGGCGCCGAGCACCTGGCCACCCGTCCGGCGGTCTTCCTGTTCAACCACCAGAGCCAGCTCGACGTCCTGGTGCTGGCCAAGCTGCTGCGCGGCGGCTTCACCGGCGTGGCCAAGAAGGAGCTGGCGCGGACGCCGGGCTTCGGGCTGGCGTTCCGCCTGGCCGACGTCGCCTTCGTCGACCGCGGCGACCCCGCGCAGGCGCGCAAGGCCCTGGAGCCCGCGGTCGAGCGGCTGCGCGAGGGCATCTCGCTGGTCATCGCCCCCGAGGGCACCCGGTCGGCCACCCCGACCCTGGGGGCGTTCAAGAAGGGCGCCTTCCACGTCGCGATGCAGGCCGGCGTCCCGATCGTGCCGATCGTGCTGCGCAACACCGGCGAGCTCATGTGGCGGGGCGCGGCGACGATCCACCCCGGCGTCGTCCAGGTGCGGGTGCTGCCGCCGATCCCGACCGACGGCTGGAGCGCCGAGGACCTCGGCGAGCGGGTGGCCGAGGTGCACGACTCCTACCTGCGCACGCTGGCCAACTGGTCGGGGCGCAGCGAGCAGCCCGTCGTGTCCGAGGAGCCCACCGCCGACGCCGGCCCCCCGGTGCCCGCCCCGCCGCTGGACTGGGGCAGCGCGCCGGAGATGAACCCGCTGGAGACGGCGATGTGGCGGGCCGAGGCCGCCGATCCGCGGCTGCGCGCCAACGTGGCGCTGCTGGAGCTGCTCGACCCCGCACCGGACTGGGAGCGGCTGCGCGCCGCGCACGAGTGGGCCTCGCGGATGGTGCCGCGGATGCGCCAGCGCGTCGTCGAGCCGGCGCTCGGCATCGGCACCCCGCGGTGGGCGACCGTGGCCGGGCTCGACCTCGACGCGCACGTCGAGCACGTCCGGCTGGAGGCGCCGGGCTCGATGCGGCAGCTGCTCGACGTCGTCGGCGAGTTCGTCTCCGCCCCGCTCGACCGCGGCCGCCCGCTCTGGCAGGCGATGCTGGTCGAGGGTCTGTCCGACGGCCGGGCCGGCTACGTGGTCAAGACCCACCACAGCACCACCGACGGGCTCGGAGCGGTCCAGCTGATGAGCCGGCTGCACAGCCGCACCGCCGAGCACGACCCCGCCCGCCCCGAGCCCCCCGTGCCGACGCCGGACGACGACGTCTCCCGCACCGCCCTGCTCACCGAGCAGCTGGTCGGGACGGCGCGCTCGGCACCGCTGGCCCTGCTGCGCCGCGGCGTCGGCGCGCTGGGGAGCGCCGCGCGCCCGTGGGACGCCGTCGCGTCCGCGCTGGACTCGGCGAGGTCGGCCACCCGCACGCTCGCCCCGCCGGGACCGGGCTCGACGCTGCTCACCCCGCGCGGCGGCGGCTGGCACCTGGAGGTCCTCGAGGTCCCGCTCGCCGACCTCAAGGCAGGCGCCAAGGCGGCCGGCGGGTCGCTCAACGACGGGTTCCTCGCCGCGATGGTCGGGGGCTTCCGTCGCTACCACGAGCGGCACGGGGCCCCGCTGGGCACGCTCGCCGTCGGGATCCCGATCAGCCTCCGGGCCCAGGACGCCCCCGAGGGCGGCAACCGGTTCACCGGCGCCCGCTTCCCCGCGCCCCTCGACGAGGCCGACCCCGCCGTCCGGATCCGGACCATCCGCGAGTTCGTCCTGTCCGTGCGCGGCGACGGCGGCTCCAGCGTGGTCAACGACCTGCTGGCACCGACGCTCAGCTGGCTGCCCGCCCCGGTGATCGGCGCCGTCTCCGGTCAGCTGACCAGCGCCAACGACGTCCAGATCTCCAACGTGCCGGGCGTGACCCACCCCGTCTACATCGCCGGCTCGCGGATCGAGCGGATGTACCCGTTCGGCCCGCTGCCCGGCTGCGCGGCGATGATCACGCTGCTGTCGCACGAGGGGCAGTGCTGCATCGGCGTCAACGTCGACGCGGCCGCCGTGACCGACCCCGCGGGCCTGGTGGCCGACCTGCGGGCCGGCCTCGACGAGGTGGTCGCACTCGGGCGCTGA
- a CDS encoding alpha/beta fold hydrolase, whose protein sequence is MDDAQAPGTSRTVDLGGPVHVVDYGGAEDGPPVVLVHGLGGSHGNWDLLAPLLTPSARVWALDLPGFGRSEPGQRRTTVQANVGVLQDFLREVVGEPAVLVGNSMGGMVSLFTAAAAPDLVSGLVLLDPALPGGRRRLDRVVALTFALYAVPGLGERVLSLRRSRQTPLTRVREMLRLVGVDPDELPAPVIDRAVTLLEQREDVAGMDRAFLSAARSLLRILLDPRRYRSAMARITSPVLLVQGDRDRLVPVDAAREVARRHPEWRYEELAGVGHVPQLQVPDRLAALVLEWVGEAVVTGTRA, encoded by the coding sequence GTGGACGACGCGCAGGCGCCCGGGACGAGCAGGACGGTGGACCTCGGCGGTCCGGTGCACGTCGTCGACTACGGCGGCGCGGAGGACGGCCCACCCGTCGTCCTGGTGCACGGCCTGGGCGGCTCGCACGGCAACTGGGACCTGCTCGCGCCGCTGCTGACGCCGTCGGCCCGGGTGTGGGCGCTGGACCTGCCCGGCTTCGGCCGCAGCGAGCCCGGGCAGCGGCGCACCACGGTGCAGGCCAACGTCGGCGTGCTGCAGGACTTCCTGCGCGAGGTCGTCGGGGAGCCGGCCGTGCTGGTGGGCAACTCGATGGGCGGGATGGTCTCGCTGTTCACCGCGGCGGCCGCCCCCGACCTGGTCTCCGGGCTGGTCCTGCTCGACCCCGCGCTGCCGGGTGGGCGCCGCCGCCTCGACCGCGTGGTCGCGCTGACCTTCGCGCTCTACGCCGTCCCGGGGCTGGGGGAGCGGGTCCTGTCGCTTCGCCGGTCCCGGCAGACGCCGCTGACCCGGGTGCGCGAGATGCTCCGGCTGGTCGGCGTCGACCCCGACGAGCTGCCGGCGCCGGTGATCGACCGGGCCGTGACGCTGCTCGAGCAGCGCGAGGACGTCGCCGGCATGGACCGGGCGTTCCTGTCGGCGGCCCGCTCGCTGCTGCGCATCCTGCTCGACCCGCGCCGCTACCGGTCGGCGATGGCGCGGATCACCAGCCCGGTCCTGCTCGTGCAGGGCGACCGCGACCGGCTGGTGCCCGTGGACGCCGCCCGCGAGGTGGCCCGCCGGCACCCGGAGTGGCGCTACGAGGAGCTCGCCGGCGTCGGGCACGTCCCGCAGCTGCAGGTGCCCGACCGGCTGGCCGCGCTCGTCCTCGAGTGGGTGGGCGAGGCCGTCGTCACCGGCACCCGCGCCTGA
- a CDS encoding glycerol-3-phosphate 1-O-acyltransferase, which produces MTPLVDTDVPLIVLVDADSEVERRLVAEALPAADGGTLTVLPLRDGTLAGPLSAAAPDTVVTAVRVAWAPRRAGGGQRSRTRRGRLQAAAPSLLRRPPAALQAAVLRRDPGRARVVVAEPATVAELSGRWDGTGSLAGFVAHQARLALDRAERGVVGDRVKVPRHVTEAIRYSPEFRREVAALAERLERPEEEVLAEAVRDLDGLVAAMDPVAIELFTGLLRPVHSRAWNVQVDAARLDGLRELNRRHPLVFLPSHRSYVDPLVLADVLAAHDFPRNHVLGGDNLRFWPVGPLAKRAGLVFIRRSFGDDQVYKLAVREYFAFLLAKRFNLEWYMEGGRSRTGKLRPPRHGLLRFVADAVEGGRVEDAYVVPVSITYDQLREVSGMAAEQGGAAKRGEGLSWMASYIREQVRTPLGTVHVGFAEPLSLAAALCSGADPADPDARRLTLQKVAFQVAVGINSVTPATATALVTLALLGVRDRALTLAQVQRVLEPLLAYLTERRLPHSGAALRTALGVRRVLGALAQQGVVTVYEGGEEPVYAIERGQHLVAAFYRNSAIHHVVDRAIAELVLLRDPVDRWDEASRLRKLLEFEFFFPERDAYRERLATELAQLDPQWETADGRDVLCRAPLLLAHRVLRSFVDAQLVVAERLAARDPRTPVVEGDFLAECSGVGQQMLLQGRLHGPESLSRELFASALRLAANLDLVDPGREELARRRQEWAAQVRDVVGRVGVIDELDAAARRESVGVEP; this is translated from the coding sequence ATGACCCCGCTGGTGGACACCGACGTCCCGCTGATCGTGCTGGTCGACGCGGACAGCGAGGTCGAGCGGCGCCTGGTCGCCGAGGCCCTGCCCGCCGCCGACGGCGGCACGCTCACCGTCCTGCCGCTGCGGGACGGCACCCTGGCCGGCCCGCTGTCGGCCGCCGCCCCCGACACGGTGGTGACCGCGGTGCGCGTGGCCTGGGCGCCGCGCCGCGCGGGCGGCGGCCAGCGGAGCCGGACCCGGCGCGGCCGGCTGCAGGCCGCCGCCCCGTCGCTCCTGCGCCGTCCCCCGGCGGCGCTGCAGGCCGCGGTGCTGCGCCGGGACCCCGGCCGCGCACGGGTGGTCGTCGCCGAGCCCGCCACCGTGGCCGAGCTGTCCGGGCGCTGGGACGGCACCGGGTCGCTGGCCGGCTTCGTCGCCCACCAGGCGCGGCTGGCCCTCGACCGGGCCGAGCGGGGCGTCGTCGGCGACCGGGTCAAGGTGCCGCGGCACGTCACCGAGGCGATCCGGTACAGCCCCGAGTTCCGCCGGGAGGTCGCGGCGCTGGCCGAGCGGCTCGAGCGCCCGGAGGAGGAGGTCCTCGCCGAGGCGGTCCGGGACCTCGACGGCCTGGTCGCGGCGATGGACCCGGTCGCGATCGAGCTGTTCACCGGCCTGCTGCGGCCGGTGCACTCCCGCGCCTGGAACGTGCAGGTCGACGCCGCCCGGCTCGACGGGCTGCGCGAGCTCAACCGGCGCCACCCCCTGGTGTTCCTGCCCAGCCACCGCTCCTACGTCGACCCGCTGGTGCTCGCCGACGTGCTCGCCGCGCACGACTTCCCGCGCAACCACGTGCTCGGCGGGGACAACCTGCGCTTCTGGCCGGTCGGGCCGCTGGCCAAGCGCGCCGGGCTGGTCTTCATCCGGCGCAGTTTCGGCGACGACCAGGTCTACAAGCTCGCCGTCCGCGAGTACTTCGCCTTCCTGCTGGCCAAGCGGTTCAACCTCGAGTGGTACATGGAGGGCGGCCGCTCGCGCACCGGCAAGCTGCGCCCGCCCCGGCACGGGCTGCTGCGCTTCGTCGCCGACGCCGTCGAGGGCGGCCGGGTCGAGGACGCCTACGTCGTCCCCGTGTCGATCACCTACGACCAGCTGCGCGAGGTCTCGGGCATGGCCGCCGAGCAGGGTGGCGCGGCCAAGCGCGGGGAGGGGCTGTCGTGGATGGCCTCCTACATCCGCGAGCAGGTCCGCACGCCCCTGGGCACGGTGCACGTCGGTTTCGCCGAGCCGCTGTCGCTGGCGGCCGCGCTGTGCAGCGGCGCCGACCCGGCCGACCCCGACGCCCGCCGGCTGACCCTGCAGAAGGTGGCCTTCCAGGTCGCCGTCGGCATCAACTCGGTCACGCCGGCGACGGCGACGGCGCTGGTCACCCTCGCCCTCCTCGGCGTCCGCGACCGCGCCCTCACCCTCGCCCAGGTGCAGCGGGTGCTCGAACCGCTGCTGGCCTACCTCACCGAGCGGCGGCTCCCCCACTCCGGCGCGGCCCTGCGCACCGCCCTCGGCGTCCGGCGGGTGCTCGGTGCGCTGGCCCAGCAGGGGGTCGTCACCGTGTACGAGGGCGGGGAGGAGCCGGTCTACGCCATCGAGCGCGGCCAGCACCTGGTCGCGGCCTTCTACCGCAACAGCGCCATCCACCACGTCGTCGACCGCGCGATCGCCGAGCTGGTGCTGCTGCGCGACCCGGTCGACCGCTGGGACGAGGCCTCCCGGCTGCGGAAGCTGCTGGAGTTCGAGTTCTTCTTCCCCGAGCGCGACGCCTACCGCGAGCGCCTGGCCACCGAGCTCGCCCAGCTCGACCCGCAGTGGGAGACCGCCGACGGCCGCGACGTGCTGTGCCGGGCGCCGCTGCTGCTGGCCCACCGGGTGCTGCGCTCCTTCGTGGACGCGCAGCTGGTGGTGGCCGAGCGGCTGGCCGCCCGCGACCCGCGCACGCCGGTGGTCGAGGGCGACTTCCTCGCCGAGTGCAGCGGCGTCGGCCAGCAGATGCTGCTGCAGGGCCGGCTGCACGGGCCCGAGTCGCTGTCCCGCGAGCTGTTCGCCAGCGCCCTGCGGCTGGCCGCGAACCTCGACCTGGTCGACCCCGGCCGCGAGGAGCTGGCCCGCCGCCGGCAGGAGTGGGCCGCTCAAGTACGCGACGTCGTCGGCCGAGTAGGAGTGATCGACGAGTTGGACGCCGCGGCGCGGCGGGAGAGCGTGGGGGTGGAGCCGTGA
- a CDS encoding NAD-dependent epimerase/dehydratase family protein encodes MTAPETDLTVAVTGPTGTFGEGLVPLLQADDRIGRVVGIARRPFDPAARGWTKMTYRRGDVRDADALREAFAGADVVVHLAFLITGNSSRQTTRAINVDGTLNAFRAAAAAGARRFVYASSVAAYGFHPDNPVGMTEEWPVRPAAKLFYAQEKAELEQLLEAEAARHPETSLYMLRPPVVLGPHTVGAKDVLPGPLAPLGRRLAEQSTRRLPVPVPAFVPALPLQFVHEDDVGSALLQCVVAAGPPGAYNIAGDGVLTAADVAREYGAIPVPLPAAPAQLAARAVSRLPFLPPVAEWVEAASHPAIMDTTKAREELGWQPRYTGLEALRATLRSG; translated from the coding sequence GTGACCGCTCCCGAGACCGACCTGACCGTCGCCGTCACCGGCCCCACCGGCACCTTCGGCGAGGGCCTCGTCCCCCTGCTGCAGGCCGACGACCGGATCGGACGGGTCGTGGGCATCGCCCGCCGCCCCTTCGACCCGGCCGCCCGCGGCTGGACGAAGATGACCTACCGGCGCGGCGACGTCCGCGACGCCGACGCCCTGCGCGAGGCCTTCGCCGGGGCCGACGTCGTCGTGCACCTGGCCTTCCTCATCACCGGCAACTCCTCCCGGCAGACCACCCGGGCGATCAACGTCGACGGCACGCTCAACGCCTTCCGCGCCGCCGCGGCGGCCGGGGCGCGCCGGTTCGTCTACGCCTCCTCGGTGGCCGCCTACGGCTTCCACCCGGACAACCCGGTCGGCATGACCGAGGAGTGGCCGGTGCGCCCGGCCGCGAAGCTGTTCTACGCGCAGGAGAAGGCCGAGCTCGAGCAGCTGCTGGAGGCCGAGGCGGCCCGGCACCCGGAGACGTCGCTGTACATGCTGCGCCCGCCGGTGGTCCTCGGCCCGCACACCGTCGGCGCCAAGGACGTGCTGCCCGGCCCGCTGGCCCCGCTGGGCCGTCGGCTGGCCGAGCAGAGCACCCGGCGGCTGCCGGTGCCGGTCCCCGCGTTCGTCCCCGCCCTGCCGCTGCAGTTTGTCCACGAGGACGACGTCGGCTCGGCGCTGCTGCAGTGCGTGGTCGCGGCCGGCCCGCCCGGTGCCTACAACATCGCCGGCGACGGCGTGTTGACCGCCGCCGACGTCGCCCGGGAGTACGGCGCGATCCCGGTGCCGCTGCCGGCCGCGCCCGCCCAGCTCGCCGCCCGCGCGGTGTCCCGGCTGCCGTTCCTGCCGCCGGTCGCCGAGTGGGTGGAGGCGGCGAGCCACCCGGCGATCATGGACACCACCAAGGCCCGCGAGGAGCTCGGCTGGCAGCCGCGGTACACCGGGCTGGAGGCGCTGCGGGCCACGCTGCGCTCCGGCTGA
- a CDS encoding alpha/beta hydrolase, with protein MARQDTDGPSLPLYLSEVSRACADYGLYLAARPLMPRLPVGDGHPVLVLPGLLADDVSTRVLRRTLRRLGYRVHGWRLGRNIGPTAECVEGMSRRIDDLSDRYGRPISLVGWSLGGIFARDLARKTPDSVRQVITLGSPFALQRDTQTRANRAFERYSHLHVEQRTLPLQSESTPLQVPATSIYSHHDGIVAWQACLDRLSPQTENIAVYASHLGMGHHPAVIYAVADRLAQPEGTWRPFRAPLALRPCFPRPDVPQPAFPVAAAA; from the coding sequence GTGGCGCGACAGGACACCGACGGGCCCAGCCTGCCGCTCTACCTGAGCGAGGTGAGCCGGGCCTGTGCCGACTACGGTCTCTACCTCGCCGCGCGGCCGCTGATGCCGAGACTGCCGGTCGGCGACGGCCACCCCGTGCTCGTCCTCCCCGGCCTCCTGGCCGACGACGTGTCCACCCGCGTCCTGCGCCGCACCCTGCGCCGGCTGGGCTACCGCGTGCACGGCTGGCGCCTGGGCCGCAACATAGGCCCGACCGCCGAGTGCGTGGAGGGCATGAGCAGGCGCATCGACGACCTCAGCGACCGCTACGGCCGGCCGATCAGCCTGGTCGGCTGGAGCCTGGGCGGCATCTTCGCCCGCGACCTGGCCCGCAAGACGCCGGACTCGGTGCGCCAGGTGATCACCCTCGGCAGCCCCTTCGCCCTGCAGCGCGACACCCAGACGCGGGCCAACCGGGCCTTCGAGCGGTACTCCCACCTGCACGTGGAGCAGCGCACGCTGCCGCTGCAGAGCGAGTCCACGCCGCTGCAGGTCCCGGCCACCTCGATCTACTCCCACCACGACGGCATCGTCGCCTGGCAGGCCTGCCTGGACCGGCTCTCGCCGCAGACGGAGAACATCGCCGTCTACGCCAGCCACCTGGGGATGGGCCACCACCCGGCGGTCATCTACGCGGTGGCCGACCGGCTGGCCCAGCCCGAGGGCACCTGGCGGCCGTTCCGCGCTCCCCTGGCGCTGCGGCCGTGCTTCCCCCGCCCGGACGTCCCGCAGCCCGCGTTCCCCGTGGCCGCCGCGGCCTGA
- a CDS encoding long-chain-fatty-acid--CoA ligase, which yields MSFNLATILRESASAHPDKPMLRLGTLTLTYGQVDQLSGQVAAGLREAGLARGDSVALQLPNVPQFVLAYFGALKAGMTLVPLNPLLKAPEVAYHLSDSGARVLVTFDAFAEEAVKGAADAGDVRVYVVSSPGGPEAPPDTTPFDALVAAGQGADPTDVEQMSPEDTAVVIYTSGTTGRPKGAELTHFQAYMAASVAAETFAYRDDDVAMAVLPLFHVFGLSSVMNCAVRAGATLVLVPRFDVGAVLDAMEQHRVTVFCGVPTMFVALMHADLTGRDVSMLRICVSGGASIPGEVIKGFEAAYDATILEGYGLSETCAVATFNRSAEERRVLSIGKRLWGCEVRVVDAEDRPLPPGADNVGEIVLRGHNIMKGYLGRPEATAEAMRGGWFHTGDIGYMDEDEFFYIVDRKKDLVIRGGFNVYPREIEEVLHAHPAVREAAVIGKPDERLGEEVVAYVSLRSGASAEPTEVIAFCKERLAAYKYPREVIVIEELPKGPSGKVLKTELRAR from the coding sequence ATGAGCTTCAACCTCGCCACCATCCTGCGGGAGTCCGCCTCCGCGCACCCGGACAAGCCGATGCTGCGACTCGGCACGCTCACCCTGACCTACGGCCAGGTCGACCAGCTGTCGGGGCAGGTGGCGGCCGGCCTGCGGGAGGCGGGGCTGGCGCGCGGCGACAGCGTCGCCCTGCAGCTGCCCAACGTGCCCCAGTTCGTGCTCGCCTACTTCGGCGCGCTCAAGGCCGGCATGACCCTCGTGCCGCTCAACCCGCTGCTCAAGGCGCCCGAGGTGGCCTACCACCTGTCCGACAGCGGCGCCCGCGTCCTCGTCACCTTCGACGCCTTCGCCGAGGAGGCGGTCAAGGGCGCGGCCGACGCCGGCGACGTCCGGGTGTACGTGGTGTCCTCCCCCGGCGGCCCGGAGGCACCGCCGGACACCACGCCGTTCGACGCGCTGGTGGCCGCCGGGCAGGGCGCCGACCCCACCGACGTCGAGCAGATGTCCCCCGAGGACACCGCGGTGGTCATCTACACCAGCGGCACGACCGGCCGGCCCAAGGGCGCCGAGCTCACCCACTTCCAGGCCTACATGGCGGCCTCGGTCGCGGCGGAGACCTTCGCCTACCGCGACGACGACGTCGCCATGGCCGTGCTGCCGCTGTTCCACGTCTTCGGCCTGTCCAGCGTCATGAACTGCGCCGTCCGCGCGGGGGCGACCCTGGTGCTGGTGCCGCGCTTCGACGTCGGCGCGGTCCTCGACGCGATGGAGCAGCACCGCGTCACCGTCTTCTGCGGCGTCCCGACGATGTTCGTGGCGCTCATGCACGCCGACCTCACCGGCCGCGACGTGTCGATGCTGCGGATCTGCGTGTCCGGCGGCGCGTCGATCCCCGGCGAGGTGATCAAGGGCTTCGAGGCCGCCTACGACGCGACGATCCTCGAGGGCTACGGGCTGTCGGAGACCTGCGCGGTGGCCACGTTCAACCGCAGCGCCGAGGAGCGCCGGGTCCTGTCGATCGGCAAGCGCCTGTGGGGCTGCGAGGTGCGCGTCGTCGACGCCGAGGACCGTCCCCTGCCGCCCGGGGCGGACAACGTCGGCGAGATCGTGCTGCGCGGGCACAACATCATGAAGGGCTACCTCGGCCGGCCCGAGGCCACCGCCGAGGCCATGCGCGGCGGCTGGTTCCACACCGGTGACATCGGCTACATGGACGAGGACGAGTTCTTCTACATCGTCGACCGCAAGAAGGACCTGGTCATCCGCGGCGGGTTCAACGTCTACCCGCGCGAGATCGAGGAGGTCCTGCACGCCCACCCGGCGGTGCGCGAGGCCGCGGTCATCGGCAAGCCCGACGAGCGGCTCGGCGAGGAGGTCGTGGCCTACGTCAGCCTGCGCTCCGGCGCCTCGGCCGAGCCCACCGAGGTCATCGCGTTCTGCAAGGAGCGGCTGGCGGCCTACAAGTACCCGCGCGAGGTGATCGTCATCGAGGAGCTGCCCAAGGGCCCCAGCGGCAAGGTGCTCAAGACCGAGCTGCGCGCCCGCTGA